A stretch of Salvelinus alpinus chromosome 4, SLU_Salpinus.1, whole genome shotgun sequence DNA encodes these proteins:
- the LOC139572273 gene encoding collagen alpha-4(VI) chain-like, with product MEGTQGLLAIFTIATCFLVNGAQKTVCKEEAVADIVFLVDGSWSIGSENFKQIRQFLYTLVNSFDVAPDHVRIGLVQYSNTPRTEFLLNTFQDKQDILQYINNLRYMGGETNTGLGLDFLLNELFVDRAGSRVNENVPQIAVVITDSESMDNVGLHALKLKKQGVTLYAIGIKEADEDQLKEIATTPHNQHVYSVSDFAALQGISQSLIQVLCTTVDEAKRPISKVVQECLNATVADIVFLVDGSTSISPTNFQEVRKFLHSFIEGLDIGADKVRVGLAQFSNEIQKQFHLGEHTDQRALLEQVDRLPQLGGGTATGKAITVLREEFFTKANGSRADQRVPQIAVVLTDGESADDVELPAKALRKQGVIVFAIGVGAANINELKDIANRPHKHFLVNIESFQALQTLSQGLLQTVCVSMESQRMALIPKFSDIFFLVDSNMMQADFQLVRTLLMRLVNQLNPCTKTMRLGLAQFAQDTKVEFLLNTHNTKEEYLAALRKFRLPLRPNRSRHLGDALEYARAHFFTTASGGRNEQGYRQFLVTVTGGDSKDNVMKVARTIKSEGTTIVSIGLGESTLPELKLMATSPFFYQTTPIASVLKTVFETEEVVTVTDDCSEASLADIVFIVDVSSSYRTANFQLVRGFIHKIVDGLDMDFNRVRVGIVLYSNKASAQVYLNSFQDKTNILQFIKILPYRRGLTYTGEALEYAREKMFIKERGSRKEQGVQQVAIVITGKSQDNVTSHAAALRRAGVTVYAVGIKDADENELRQIASDPPNKHVLHVDSFAKLKTLEKSLKSVCYNILKKAVKDNARTYTAKQSCLQTDEADMFFLIDHSGSIEYPDFADMKTFIKEFIHTFHIGPHHVRVGVVKFSDTPALEFDLTTYPDKPSVEKAVDGIIQLGGGTSTGLALTSMGPYFDRAKATRSNKVREYLIVITDGESQDNVKDQAAKLRAQGITIYAIGVNLANDAQLLEIAGSQEKKFFVNNFDALKPIKNDIITDICSPDICKDMKGDVLFLIDSSGSINNPDFQKMKVFMQSIINKSDIGLDKVHVGIIQFSTSQQVIFPLNKHNDKEGMLQDLQTMQQIGGGTLTGEALSYTSQFFDPPKGGRTNVKQFLIVVTDGEAQDEVTSAAKKLQDKGVIIYAIGVVNANNTQLLEISGAQERVYSERDFDALKALDSQLALAICDPERECVRTEIADIIFLVDGSTSISSDNFDIMKNFMMSVVNETSVGEKQTRYGLIVFSDDPESKFTLNEYKSKRDVNSAITKLREPSGDTYTGKALKYSLGYFGAQYGGRKALNVPQWLMVITDGEATDSYSLAGPAKELRDNGIIVYSIGVVGANKQELELMAGDTNKVFFVDDFHKLDTLHKNISFEFCQTSKPVCEKTQGDLVLLIDSSAWLFLRVWTGRQGC from the exons ATGGAAGGGACACAGGGCCTCCTGGCCATCTTCACCATAGCTACATGTTTTCTGGTTAACGGAGCACAAAAAACAG TCTGCAAGGAAGAGGCCGTGGCCGACATCGTCTTCCTGGTGGACGGTTCATGGAGCATCGGCTCAGAGAACTTCAAACAGATTCGCCAGTTCTTGTACACGCTGGTCAACAGCTTTGACGTGGCCCCCGACCATGTGCGCATCGGGCTGGTCCAGTACAGCAACACGCCGCGCACCGAGTTCCTCCTCAACACCTTCCAGGACAAACAGGACATCCTGCAGTACATTAACAACCTGCGTTATATGGGCGGTGAAACCAACACGGGCCTGGGCCTGGACTTCCTGCTGAACGAGCTCTTTGTTGACCGCGCAGGGAGCCGGGTGAATGAGAACGTGCCCCAGATCGCCGTGGTGATCACTGACAGTGAATCAATGGACAATGTGGGGCTGCATGCCCTTAAGCTGAAGAAGCAGGGCGTCACGCTGTACGCCATCGGGATCAAAGAAGCAGACGAAGATCAGCTGAAGGAGATTGCCACTACACCTCACAACCAGCACGTGTACAGCGTGTCGGACTTTGCTGCGCTGCAGGGGATCTCCCAGAGCCTCATCCAGGTGCTGTGTACTACCGTAGATGAGGCAAAGAGACCAATATCCAAAGTGGTACAAG AGTGCCTCAACGCCACAGTGGCTGACATTGTGTTCCTTGTGGATGGCTCCACCAGCATCAGCCCAACAAACTTCCAGGAGGTTCGTAAGTTTCTCCACAGCTTCATCGAGGGGCTGGATATCGGAGCGGACAAGGTTCGCGTAGGACTGGCCCAGTTCAGTAATGAGATCCAGAAGCAATTCCATTTGGGGGAACATACGGACCAAAGGGCCCTACTGGAGCAAGTGGACAGGCTTCCACAGCTCGGGGGAGGCACAGCCACCGGCAAAGCCATTACTGTCCTTCGGGAAGAGTTTTTCACCAAGGCCAACGGGAGCCGCGCTGATCAGAGGGTGCCTCAGATTGCTGTGGTGCTCACCGACGGGGAGTCTGCGGACGACGTAGAGCTGCCAGCCAAGGCGCTAAGGAAGCAAGGGGTCATTGTGTTTGCTATTGGAGTTGGGGCAGCCAACATCAACGAGCTGAAGGATATCGCTAACAGGCCCCACAAGCATTTCCTGGTCAACATAGAAAGTTTCCAGGCCCTACAAACACTTTCTCAGGGTCTGCTGCAGACTGTCTGTGTCTCCATGGAGAGCCAGAGGATGG CTCTAATCCCAAAGTTCTCTGATATCTTCTTCCTGGTGGACAGCAATATGATGCAGGCAGACTTCCAGCTCGTCAGAACCCTTCTGATGCGACTGGTCAACCAGCTCAACCCGTGCACTAAAACAATGCGTCTGGGTCTGGCCCAGTTTGCCCAGGACACCAAGGTGGAGTTCTTACTGAACACCCACAACACCAAGGAAGAATACTTGGCAGCTCTCAGGAAATTCAGGCTGCCCCTGCGTCCCAACAGGTCTCGTCACCTGGGCGATGCCCTGGAATACGCCCGTGCACACTTCTTCACTACAGCGTCTGGTGGCCGTAATGAACAAGGCTACCGGCAGTTTCTAGTCACGGTGACAGGGGGGGATTCAAAGGATAACGTGATGAAGGTGGCACGTACTATCAAATCTGAAGGGACAACCATTGTGTCTATCGGGTTGGGTGAATCTACACTTCCAGAGCTAAAGTTAATGGCCACCTCACCATTCTTTTACCAGACTACACCCATCGCCTCTGTGCTAAAGACTGTTTTTGAGACTGAAGAGGTGGTCACTGTGACTGACG ATTGCAGTGAAGCTTCACTGGCTGACATTGTGTTTATAGTTGATGTGTCTTCGAGCTATAGAACTGCAAACTTCCAGCTGGTTCGTGGATTCATCCACAAGATAGTGGACGGCCTAGATATGGACTTCAACAGGGTGAGGGTGGGTATTGTCCTCTATAGCAACAAGGCCTCGGCCCAGGTCTACCTCAACTCCTTCCAAGATAAAACAAATATCCTTCAGTTCATCAAGATCCTGCCCTACCGTCGCGGTCTCACATACACTGGCGAGGCCCTGGAGTATGCCAGGGAGAAGATGTTTATCAAGGAGAGGGGCAGCCGGAAAGAACAGGGGGTGCAGCAGGTGGCGATAGTCATCACCGGAAAGTCCCAGGACAACGTAACTTCTCATGCCGCTGCACTGCGCAGAGCTGGTGTCACTGTCTACGCAGTGGGGATCAAGGATGCTGACGAGAACGAGCTGAGACAGATTGCTTCAGATCCCCCTAACAAGCACGTATTGCATGTGGACAGCTTTGCCAAGCTCAAGACCCTGGAGAAGAGCCTGAAGAGCGTGTGCTACAACATCCTGAAAAAAGCAGTCAAAGACAACGCAAGGACATACACTGCCAAGCAAA GCTGTTTGCAGACAGATGAAGCAGACATGTTCTTCCTGATCGACCACTCAGGGAGTATTGAATATCCAGACTTTGCTGACATGAAGACATTTATTAAAGAATTCATACACACATTCCACATCGGACCGCATCATGTCCGCGTGGGTGTGGTAAAGTTCTCTGATACACCAGCTCTTGAGTTTGATTTGACAACCTACCCTGACAAACCTTCAGTGGAGAAAGCAGTGGATGGTATCATCCAACTTGGAGGCGGGACAAGTACCGGATTAGCGCTGACCTCTATGGGTCCCTACTTTGATCGGGCTAAGGCCACCCGTAGTAACAAAGTTCGCGAGTACCTCATTGTCATCACAGATGGAGAGTCTCAAGACAACGTGAAGGATCAAGCAGCAAAGCTGAGGGCGCAGGGCATCACCATATATGCCATTGGGGTGAATCTAGCTAACGATGCACAGCTGCTGGAGATTGCTGGCAGCCAAGAGAAGAAGTTCTTTGTCAACAACTTTGACGCTCTGAAACCAATAAAAAATGACATCATCACAGATATCTGCTCCCCTGATA TTTGCAAGGACATGAAGGGGGACGTCCTCTTCTTGATCGACAGCTCAGGTAGTATCAACAACCCAGACTTCCAGAAGATGAAGGTCTTCATGCAATCCATCATCAACAAATCTGACATAGGCCTGGATAAAGTGCACGTGGGCATCATACAGTTCAGCACCAGCCAACAGGTGATCTTCCCTCTCAACAAGCATAACGATAAGGAAGGCATGTTGCAGGATTTACAAACAATGCAACAGATAGGCGGGGGCACACTCACCGGCGAAGCCCTGTCCTACACCTCGCAGTTCTTTGACCCACCGAAAGGAGGGCGCACTAACGTGAAGCAGTTCCTGATTGTCGTAACCGATGGTGAGGCACAGGATGAGGTAACGTCTGCTGCCAAGAAACTTCAAGACAAGGGTGTGATCATCTACGCTATTGGGGTGGTCAATGCCAACAATACACAGTTACTGGAGATCAGTGGTGCACAGGAGAGGGTCTACTCCGAGAGGGACTTTGATGCACTCAAGGCTTTGGATAGCCAACTGGCATTGGCAATCTGTGATCCGGAGAGAG AGTGTGTGAGGACGGAGATCGCAGACATTATTTTCTTGGTGGACGGCTCCACCAGCATCAGCTCAGATAATTTTGACATAATGAAAAACTTCATGATGTCCGTGGTCAATGAAACCTCTGTTGGGGAGAAGCAGACACGCTATGGTCTGATTGTCTTTTCAGACGACCCCGAGTCTAAATTCACACTCAACGAATACAAATCTAAGAGAGACGTCAATAGTGCCATCACAAAGCTTAGAGAGCCCAGTGGAGACACCTACACTGGCAAGGCCCTCAAGTATTCCTTGGGTTATTTTGGTGCACAGTACGGCGGGCGAAAGGCCCTAAATGTTCCCCAGTGGTTGATGGTGATCACAGATGGTGAGGCTACTGACTCCTATAGCCTAGCTGGGCCAGCCAAGGAGCTACGGGACAATGGGATCATAGTATATAGCATCGGAGTGGTTGGAGCAAATAAGCAAGAGCTTGAGCTCATGGCAGGGGACACGAATAAGGTTTTCTTTGTGGATGACTTCCATAAACTAGACACACTGCACAAAAATATTTCCTTTGAATTCTGCCAAACCAGCAAACCAG tCTGTGAAAAAACGCAGGGGGATCTGGTCTTGTTGATTGACAGCTCAGCTTGGTTATTTCTGCGTGTATGGACAGGCAGGCAAGGTTGCTGA